A section of the Paenibacillus yonginensis genome encodes:
- a CDS encoding four-carbon acid sugar kinase family protein — protein MRSFYIIADDLTGANDAGVQLSKIGIASTVWLDFQEGALGSAGDVAIIDTDSRAAEERVAYERSSKASSILRSHGYEHVYKKMDSTLRGNVAAELAAVVSVHQPEVVVVAPAFPKMNRQTINGYQYVNGRLVSETEFGRDPKTPVTDSSIPNLFKGYVDANRIYLISQTELADSPEQTKRKILELAAEGPAWFICDAATDADLEAVARLFAQTGKRTVWAGSAGLIEQLPAALNLKQTFSGQPDKLNIARTLTVSASLSQVTRRQLEKARTLPDVFFLEMNPADLIRQTYEVQDMVRTFAGNAHNRHFVLFVDPSAENREATKKLEAELSMNKTEISEAISRELGTIARAILQSFPDINGLVLTGGDTAKAVCNRLGMTRLRLYTEVEPGLPLGKMSDASSSRDYWTVTKAGAFGSENSLANVLSYMNGKDE, from the coding sequence ATGCGTAGTTTTTACATCATTGCGGACGATTTGACGGGGGCCAATGACGCCGGCGTACAGCTGTCGAAGATCGGCATTGCCTCAACCGTCTGGCTGGATTTTCAAGAAGGCGCTTTGGGATCAGCCGGAGACGTGGCGATTATCGATACCGACAGCCGGGCGGCGGAAGAGCGGGTCGCTTATGAACGAAGCAGCAAGGCGAGTTCGATTCTGCGGAGTCATGGCTATGAGCATGTTTATAAAAAAATGGACTCGACATTAAGAGGAAATGTCGCCGCCGAACTGGCAGCTGTCGTGTCCGTTCATCAGCCTGAAGTTGTGGTGGTTGCGCCGGCATTTCCGAAAATGAACCGGCAAACCATAAACGGATACCAATACGTAAACGGCCGGCTTGTTTCGGAGACGGAGTTCGGACGGGATCCGAAAACGCCGGTCACGGACAGCAGCATCCCTAATTTGTTTAAGGGTTATGTAGACGCTAACCGGATTTACCTGATCAGCCAAACGGAATTGGCGGATTCGCCGGAACAGACGAAACGCAAAATTTTGGAGCTGGCTGCTGAAGGCCCGGCCTGGTTCATCTGCGACGCTGCCACAGACGCCGATTTGGAGGCGGTCGCCCGGCTGTTTGCCCAAACCGGCAAACGGACGGTATGGGCCGGATCGGCCGGCCTGATCGAGCAGCTGCCGGCTGCGCTGAACTTGAAGCAAACGTTCAGCGGCCAGCCGGACAAGCTGAACATTGCCCGGACGCTGACGGTTTCCGCCAGCTTGTCCCAGGTGACCAGACGGCAGCTCGAGAAAGCACGGACGCTGCCGGACGTTTTTTTCCTGGAGATGAATCCGGCGGATTTGATCCGGCAAACCTACGAGGTACAGGATATGGTTCGTACGTTCGCTGGGAATGCGCATAACAGGCATTTCGTGCTGTTCGTGGATCCGTCAGCGGAGAACCGGGAGGCGACCAAAAAGCTGGAAGCGGAGCTTTCTATGAATAAAACGGAAATCAGCGAAGCGATCTCCAGGGAGCTGGGCACGATTGCCCGGGCGATTCTGCAGTCTTTTCCGGATATCAACGGGCTGGTGCTGACGGGAGGAGACACGGCCAAGGCTGTCTGCAACCGGCTGGGCATGACCCGGCTGCGGCTGTACACCGAGGTGGAGCCGGGACTGCCGCTTGGCAAAATGAGCGACGCATCTTCGTCCCGGGACTATTGGACCGTCACGAAAGCAGGCGCTTTCGGCAGCGAAAATTCTTTGGCGAATGTATTAAGTTATATGAACGGAAAGGATGAATGA
- the pdxA gene encoding 4-hydroxythreonine-4-phosphate dehydrogenase PdxA, translating to MNQIKPIVGITMGDGAGVGPEIILKSLGDPEIYDLCRPVVIGDSKILNRAKAFVHSDLKVETIQEEQIADLPYSFGTVYCLDLNLLSEDLPIGQVSAEAGHAAFEYLAKAIDLANKKAIDAICTAPLNKEALHKGGHKYPGHTEILADLTGTDEFSMMLSAPKLKVIHVTTHVGIIDAVKMINPDRVYRVIRLAHDTLVKSGIENPKIAVCGINPHAGENGLFGYGEEEEKVVPAVNKAQGEGINVVGPLPADTLFFRTVRGDFDIVVAMYHDQGHGPVKVLGLDAGVNITVGLPIIRTSVDHGTAFDIAGKGIVEEKSMTEAIRQAVELAPKRK from the coding sequence ATGAATCAAATCAAACCGATCGTCGGAATCACTATGGGGGACGGAGCGGGCGTAGGACCCGAGATTATTTTAAAAAGTCTGGGCGATCCGGAGATTTATGATCTCTGCCGTCCTGTTGTTATTGGCGACAGCAAAATTTTGAACCGGGCCAAAGCTTTTGTCCACAGCGATTTAAAAGTCGAAACCATTCAAGAGGAGCAAATTGCCGATCTCCCGTATTCCTTCGGGACAGTCTATTGCCTCGATCTGAACCTGCTGAGCGAAGACCTGCCCATCGGCCAGGTGTCGGCGGAAGCCGGCCATGCCGCGTTTGAATATTTGGCCAAAGCAATCGATCTGGCGAACAAAAAGGCAATCGACGCCATCTGCACGGCTCCGCTGAACAAGGAGGCCCTCCATAAAGGCGGGCACAAATATCCGGGCCATACGGAAATTCTGGCCGATTTGACCGGTACAGACGAGTTTTCCATGATGCTGTCCGCGCCTAAACTGAAAGTCATCCACGTCACAACCCATGTCGGAATCATCGACGCTGTGAAAATGATTAACCCGGACCGCGTCTACCGGGTGATCCGGCTGGCCCATGACACGCTGGTCAAATCGGGCATCGAAAATCCGAAAATCGCCGTTTGCGGCATCAACCCGCATGCGGGCGAAAACGGACTGTTCGGCTATGGCGAAGAAGAAGAAAAGGTAGTACCGGCCGTGAACAAGGCGCAGGGCGAAGGGATCAACGTGGTTGGCCCGCTGCCTGCGGATACGCTGTTCTTCCGTACGGTCCGCGGCGATTTCGATATCGTGGTAGCGATGTATCATGACCAGGGACATGGTCCCGTCAAGGTGCTTGGCCTCGATGCGGGCGTCAATATTACGGTCGGCCTGCCGATCATCCGCACCAGCGTCGATCACGGCACCGCGTTCGATATTGCCGGCAAAGGCATCGTGGAAGAAAAAAGCATGACCGAAGCGATCCGCCAGGCCGTCGAGCTGGCTCCAAAAAGAAAATAA
- a CDS encoding GntR family transcriptional regulator: MTWISIGGKRWMKEQRSATKRKNLLYRQVADKVRADITAKGMQPHEPVLSEGELAKLYGVSRMTAKLALELLVKEGLVYRLARRGTFVSGQTGNPEGNHNSSEGNNSSSEGNNSSFEENQRAALQQASGMKRRISSEQKRMALVFPNLDEYTARIIAAAEAEAREAGYQVLIRVSKDKDDESECLQELQDAGVDGIILYPRGRKTCSEKVLQLYLANYPIVVIDRIFREVRIDCVYHDHYQGAYQLTEYLIGKGHREIGYVSMAFDGVTSREDRYKGYLQAMLDHDLSINSHNIFLHCGEDYMDNLTALNRQLQAFLEESPGLTAVLCADDYLATSCLYTAFHMNKSVPDELSIVGFSDIQLASLLPVPLTTVRQTTDQLGQAAVKLLVKRINHSRENPITIKVNTSLVERSSVKQMSTD; the protein is encoded by the coding sequence GTGACATGGATCAGTATCGGAGGGAAAAGATGGATGAAGGAGCAGCGCAGCGCAACCAAACGGAAGAACCTGCTGTACCGGCAGGTAGCAGATAAAGTCAGGGCCGATATTACGGCCAAAGGGATGCAGCCTCATGAGCCCGTTCTCTCAGAAGGCGAATTGGCCAAGCTTTACGGCGTGAGCCGGATGACAGCCAAGCTGGCGCTTGAGCTGCTGGTTAAAGAAGGACTGGTATACAGGCTGGCAAGACGCGGCACTTTCGTGTCGGGGCAGACAGGTAATCCTGAAGGGAATCACAACAGTTCTGAAGGAAACAACAGCAGTTCTGAAGGAAACAACAGCAGTTTTGAAGAGAATCAAAGAGCCGCCCTGCAGCAAGCATCAGGAATGAAGCGGAGGATCAGTTCCGAACAAAAACGAATGGCGCTGGTGTTTCCCAACCTGGATGAATATACAGCCAGAATTATTGCTGCCGCCGAAGCCGAGGCAAGAGAAGCCGGTTATCAGGTGCTGATCCGGGTGTCCAAGGACAAAGATGATGAAAGCGAATGTCTGCAGGAGCTGCAGGATGCGGGAGTCGACGGGATCATTCTCTATCCGAGAGGCCGGAAAACCTGCAGCGAAAAGGTGCTTCAGCTCTATCTGGCCAATTACCCGATCGTTGTGATTGACCGGATCTTCCGGGAGGTTCGAATTGACTGCGTGTACCACGATCATTATCAGGGGGCCTACCAATTGACGGAATATTTGATTGGCAAAGGGCACCGGGAGATCGGCTACGTGTCAATGGCTTTCGACGGAGTTACGAGCCGGGAGGATCGTTATAAAGGGTATCTGCAGGCGATGCTGGATCATGACTTGTCGATCAACAGCCATAACATTTTTCTCCATTGCGGAGAGGATTACATGGACAACCTGACCGCACTGAATCGGCAGCTGCAGGCTTTTCTGGAGGAAAGTCCCGGGCTGACGGCCGTGCTTTGCGCCGATGACTATCTGGCAACCTCTTGTTTGTATACGGCGTTTCATATGAACAAATCGGTGCCGGATGAGCTGTCCATCGTCGGTTTCTCCGATATCCAGCTGGCCAGCCTGCTTCCCGTCCCGCTAACGACAGTACGTCAAACAACCGACCAGCTGGGACAAGCGGCAGTCAAACTATTGGTTAAAAGGATCAATCATTCCCGGGAAAACCCAATTACGATAAAAGTTAACACTTCGCTTGTGGAACGTAGTTCTGTCAAACAAATGTCAACGGATTAA